In one window of Solanum pennellii chromosome 2, SPENNV200 DNA:
- the LOC107011829 gene encoding translocon-associated protein subunit beta isoform X2 yields MADCARKFLLATVLALLCFSWTIAASDGPFIVAHKKAALTRLKSDIERISISIDIYNEGSATAYDVSLYDDNWSQDVFEIVAGNTSMSWERLDAGASLSHSFELEAKKKTVFYGAPAVITFRIPTKAALQEAFSTPILPLDILADRPPEKKFDWAKEKNTSEFRKNPGCMDGKIHLINVSLSALPKFDILS; encoded by the exons ATGGCGGATTGTGCGAGGAAGTTCCTCCTAGCTACCGTATTAGCTCTATTATGTTTCTCATGGACAATCGCAGCCTCCGACGGGCCATTTATTGTCGCACACAAGAAGGCCGCTCTTACTCGACTCAAATCCGACATCGAACGGATTTCCATCTCCATCGACATCTACAACGAAGGATCTGC GACGGCATACGATGTGAGTCTTTATGATGATAACTGGTCTCAAGATGTATTTGAAATTGTCGCTGGTAACACATCCATGTCGTGGGAAAGGCTGGACGC TGGGGCTTCTCTCTCCCATTCCTTTGAGTTGGAAGCTAAGAAAAAAACAGTGTTTTATGGGGCACCAGCTGTCATAACATTCCGTATTCCCACTAAGGCTGCTCTACAG GAGGCATTCTCAACTCCAATCCTCCCTCTTGACATACTAGCTGATAGGCCCCCGGAGAAGAAGTTTGACTGG GCAAAG GAAAAAAACACATCTGAATTCAGAAAGAATCCGGGCTGCATGGATGGAAAAATTCATCTTATAAACGTCTCCCTGAGCGCACTCCCTAAGTTCGACATTCTAAGTTGA
- the LOC107011829 gene encoding translocon-associated protein subunit beta isoform X1 produces MADCARKFLLATVLALLCFSWTIAASDGPFIVAHKKAALTRLKSDIERISISIDIYNEGSATAYDVSLYDDNWSQDVFEIVAGNTSMSWERLDAGASLSHSFELEAKKKTVFYGAPAVITFRIPTKAALQEAFSTPILPLDILADRPPEKKFDWAKKLMAKYGSLISVISIVVLFVYLIASPSKSNAAKKKR; encoded by the exons ATGGCGGATTGTGCGAGGAAGTTCCTCCTAGCTACCGTATTAGCTCTATTATGTTTCTCATGGACAATCGCAGCCTCCGACGGGCCATTTATTGTCGCACACAAGAAGGCCGCTCTTACTCGACTCAAATCCGACATCGAACGGATTTCCATCTCCATCGACATCTACAACGAAGGATCTGC GACGGCATACGATGTGAGTCTTTATGATGATAACTGGTCTCAAGATGTATTTGAAATTGTCGCTGGTAACACATCCATGTCGTGGGAAAGGCTGGACGC TGGGGCTTCTCTCTCCCATTCCTTTGAGTTGGAAGCTAAGAAAAAAACAGTGTTTTATGGGGCACCAGCTGTCATAACATTCCGTATTCCCACTAAGGCTGCTCTACAG GAGGCATTCTCAACTCCAATCCTCCCTCTTGACATACTAGCTGATAGGCCCCCGGAGAAGAAGTTTGACTGG GCAAAG AAATTGATGGCGAAATATGGTTCCTTGATTTCTGTGATCTCAATTGTGGTTCTATTTGTCTACCTGATTGCGAGCCCTTCAAAGTCCAACGCTGCGAAAAAGAAGCGCTGA
- the LOC107009274 gene encoding histone H2A.Z-specific chaperone CHZ1 encodes MAEEEDIFPLKRKPQAEEAIAIANAHEDDVNKKQKLSITDSSPHAQENKVDVDEDEDEDDYEGEDDEDEQSNGEAEVDRKGKGILRDDKGKGKLIEDSDDDDSSDFESESDVDTDTDLSDDLLAEVDLGNIIPSRTRRRTHQSGLKISDDPVKGDK; translated from the coding sequence ATGGCtgaagaagaagatatattCCCCCTAAAAAGAAAGCCCCAAGCAGAAGAAGCCATCGCCATTGCCAATGCCCACGAAGACGATGTAAACAAGAAGCAAAAACTCTCTATTACTGATTCTTCTCCACACGCCCAGGAGAACAAAGTTGACGTGGACGAAGACGAAGATGAAGATGACTATGAAGGTGAGGATGATGAAGATGAGCAGTCCAATGGAGAGGCAGAAGTCGATCGTAAGGGAAAAGGGATTTTAAGGGATGACAAGGGGAAGGGAAAGTTGATTGAGGACTCTGACGATGATGATTCTAGTGATTTTGAGAGCGAATCTGATGTTGACACTGATACTGACCTTTCCGACGATCTACTGGCCGAAGTCGATTTGGGTAACATTATCCCCTCCAGGACTCGACGGCGTACCCATCAATCTGGCCTTAAGATATCTGATGATCCCGTTAAAGGTGATAAGTAG
- the LOC107011284 gene encoding LOW QUALITY PROTEIN: B3 domain-containing transcription factor FUS3 (The sequence of the model RefSeq protein was modified relative to this genomic sequence to represent the inferred CDS: inserted 1 base in 1 codon), whose amino-acid sequence MLHKCHSYLCKLFGHNSPTHFSISITKREEAFSSFFXERALVMEITEAYGVMADGNNNNSNSMMNPPTPTKRSRSQRRRRSSLNFTSLDFLSHVPPPLPPLPPARVLEPTGFRFLFDKQLQNSDVSSLRRIVVPKKAAERYLPALEIKEGFPITMADMDGIHVWSFRYRYWPNNSSRMYVLENTGDFVQTHELRQGDYFALHYNDQKQIYGIEARKAGSGAVFRGYEAEDVILTDYAQAADDGNGALMNEAEMDMSSFYFPAMDNEMGMSFIYDTSFWNEPAFDFVGGPMTYYSTNVYPMPSFGSIEDSFSVDDFY is encoded by the exons ATGTTGCACAAATGTCACTCCTACTTGTGCAAGCTCTTTGGTCATAATTCACCCACCCACTTCTCAATATCTATCACAAAAAGAGAGGAAgccttctcttcttttt tagagAGAGCATTGGTGATGGAGATAACCGAGGCGTATGGAGTAATGGCAGAtggaaacaacaataacagtAACAGTATGATGAATCCTCCAACTCCCACCAAAAGAAGTCGCAGCCAGAGGCGTAGGCGTTCTTCCCTCAACTTCACTTCCCTGGATTTTCTCTCACACGTGCCACCACCTCTTCCTCCTTTGCCCCCCGCACGT GTACTTGAACCAACAGGGTTCAGATTTCTCTTCGACAAGCAGCTCCAAAACAGTGATGTCAGCTCCCTGAGAAGAATAGTTGTGCCCAAG AAAGCAGCTGAGCGATATCTTCCAGCTCTTGAGATCAAAGAAGGGTTTCCCATCACAATGGCTGACATGGATGGTATCCATGTTTGGAGTTTCAGATACAG GTACTGGCCAAATAACAGCAGCCGAATGTATGTGCTTGAAAATACTG GTGACTTTGTCCAAACACATGAATTGCGCCAAGGAGACTACTTTGCACTCCACTACAATGATCAAAAGCAGATTTAT GGTATTGAAGCGAGGAAAGCTGGAAGTGGAGCGGTTTTCCGAGGTTATGAAGCGGAGGACGTGATTTTAACTGATTATGCACAGGCTGCAGATGATGGGAATGGAGCGCTTATGAATGAAGCAGAAATGGATATGTCCAGCTTTTACTTCCCTGCAATGGACAACGAGATGGGCATGTCCTTCATTTATGATACCAGCTTCTGGAACGAGCCTGCCTTCGACTTTGTAGGGGGTCCTATGACCTATTACTCAACTAATGTATATCCAATGCCAAGCTTTGGGTCCATTGAAGACAGCTTCAGTGTGGATGATTTCTACTGA
- the LOC107011283 gene encoding mitochondrial phosphate carrier protein 3, mitochondrial, whose product MENSRRQSLLPSFLYSPTSSFSSLTPKTLAVPETTNVPNNNLIIPAPNEPGKIEMYSPQFYAACTFGGILSCGLTHMAVTPLDLVKCNMQIDPAKYKSISSGFGVLLKEQGPRGFFRGWVPTLLGYSAQGACKFGFYEFFKKYYSDLAGAENAAKYKTLIYLAGSASAEVIADIALCPFEAVKVRVQTQPGFARGLSDGLPKFVRSEGPMGLYKGLVPLWGRQIPYTMMKFASFETIVEMIYKHAVPKPKNECSKSMQLGISFAGGYIAGVFCAIVSHPADNLVSFLNNAKGATVGDAVKKIGVLGLFTRGLPLRIVMIGTLTGAQWGIYDAFKVFVGLPTTGGVAPAVPADSEVAKV is encoded by the exons ATGGAGAACTCCCGCCGTCAGTCTCTTCTTCCAAGCTTTCTCTACTCCCCaacatcttctttttcttctttaactCCCAAAACCCTTGCTGTTCCAGAAACCACCAATGTTCCCAACAACAACCTCATTATTCCGGCACCTAACGAACCTGGTAAGATCGAGATGTACTCCCCGCAGTTCTACGCTGCCTGTACCTTCGGTGGTATCCTCAGTTGTGGTCTCACTCACATGGCTGTCACTCCACTCGATCTCGTCAAATGTAACATGCAG ATTGACCCTGCGAAATACAAGAGCATATCGTCTGGATTCGGCGTCCTTCTTAAGGAGCAAGGTCCCAGGGGATTCTTCAGGGGATGGGTTCCTACCCTGTTAGGTTACAGTGCTCAGGGTGCATGCAAGTTTGGATTctatgaattcttcaagaagtACTACTCGGACCTCGCCGGAGCAGAAAATGCTGCAAAATACAAAACTCTGATATACCTTGCTGGTTCTGCATCTGCTGAAGTGATTGCAGATATTGCTCTTTGTCCATTTGAAGCTGTAAAGGTTCGTGTTCAGACACAGCCTGGTTTCGCTAGGGGATTGTCTGATGGATTGCCGAAATTTGTTAGATCTGAAGGTCCCATGGG CTTGTACAAAGGCTTGGTACCTCTTTGGGGACGTCAGATTCCAT ATACAATGATGAAGTTTGCGTCCTTTGAGACTATTGTGGAGATGATCTACAAGCATGCAGTCCCAAAGCCTAAAAACGAGTGCAGCAAATCTATGCAACTTGGTATTAGTTTTGCTGGTGGATATATAGCTGGTGTCTTCTGTGCCATTGTATCCCATCCTGCTGACAATCTTGTCTCGTTCCTCAACAATGCGAAGGGTGCAACTGTTGGTGAT GCCGTAAAGAAGATAGGAGTATTGGGCCTCTTTACCCGTGGTCTACCTCTACGTATTGTCATGATTGGAACTCTTACTGGTGCTCAATGGGGAATCTATGATGCTTTCAAGGTTTTTGTTGGGCT GCCAACAACTGGTGGTGTTGCTCCTGCTGTACCTGCTGACTCTGAGGTTGCGAAGGTGTAG
- the LOC107012011 gene encoding pentatricopeptide repeat-containing protein At3g26782, mitochondrial isoform X2 → MKKTNLGSLSYFSTNPNVATFFSRYLDKSDVFSWNSIIADLARSGDAVEALRAFSSMRKLSLKPNRSTFPCAVKSCSSLSDLTSGKQTHQQALIFGYDTDLFVSSALIDMYSKCGQLADARKLFDQIPQKNVVSWTSMITGYVQNDLPHEAIWLFKQLLAGEVVFLDSVAMVSVLSASSRLSGKTLTQGLHGFVTKRGFNEDMGVGNTFIDAYAKCGQVDSSRKMFDIMSYKDIISWNSMIAVYAQHGLSAQAMEIFRSLSWDREVDYNAVTLSALLLACAHSGALQAGKCIHDQMNLEDNVYVGTSMIDMYCKCGRLRMARNAFNRMKEKNVKSWSALIAGYGMHGRAREALQVFYEMNSAGVKPSYITFVSVLAACSHGGLLDEGWYWFKAMEPRFCIQPGVEHYACMVDLLGRAGFLTKAYDLLKEMKVTPDFVIWGSLLAACRIHKNVELGEISASNLFELDPTNCGYYVLLSNIYADAGRWGDVEKMRILMKNRGLSKPPGFSLLELKGRVHVFVVGDREHPQHEKVYAYLEELSVKLQMAGYVPNTTSDLHDVEDEEKGLTLRVHSEKLAVAFGVMNSVPGSTIQVIKNLRICGDCHTTIKLISKIVSREIVVRDAKRFHHFKDGSCSCGDYW, encoded by the exons ATGAAGAAGACTAATTTGGGTTCGCTCTCCTACTTCTCTACAAATCCCAACGTCGCCACCTTCTTCAGTAGATACTTGGACAAATCTGATGTGTTCTCGTGGAACTCTATCATTGCCGACTTGGCTCGGAGCGGTGACGCTGTTGAAGCCCTTCGAGCTTTCTCTTCCATGCGAAAGCTCTCTCTCAAACCTAACCGTTCTACCTTCCCCTGCGCCGTCAAATCCTGTTCCTCCCTTTCCGATCTTACTTCCGGTAAGCAGACCCACCAACAAGCTCTCATCTTTGGTTATGACACTGACCTTTTTGTATCCTCCGCCCTCATTGATATGTACTCCAAATGTGGCCAACTTGCTGATGCAAGAAAGCTGTTTGATCAAATTCCTCAAAAGAATGTTGTTTCATGGACCTCCATGATAACTGGCTACGTCCAAAATGACCTCCCTCATGAAGCAATCTGGCTTTTCAAACAGCTATTGGCAGGAGAAGTAGTTTTTCTTGACTCAGTCGCCATGGTTTCCGTGCTCTCCGCTTCTTCTCGTCTTTCAGGGAAGACCCTTACCCAAGGGCTCCATGGCTTTGTCACCAAAAGGGGATTTAATGAAGACATGGGAGTTGGGAATACATTCATTGATGCCTACGCTAAATGTGGTCAGGTTGATTCGTCTCGGAAGATGTTCGATATTATGTCTTACAAGGACATCATTTCATGGAATTCTATGATTGCAGTTTATGCCCAGCACGGACTTTCAGCTCAGGCAATGGAAATCTTTCGTTCCCTGTCATGGGATAGAGAGGTTGATTACAATGCTGTCACCTTGTCAGCTTTGCTGTTGGCGTGTGCTCATTCAGGAGCTCTTCAGGCTGGCAAGTGCATACATGATCAG ATGAACCTAGAGGATAACGTATATGTGGGCACATCCATGATTGACATGTATTGCAAATGTGGGAGATTAAGAATGGCAAGGAATGCCTTCAATAGAATGAAGGAAAAGAATGTGAAATCATGGTCTGCCTTGATTGCAGGTTATGGTATGCACGGGAGAGCTAGGGAAGCCCTTCAAGTGTTTTACGAGATGAACTCAGCTGGGGTAAAACCAAGCTACATTACTTTCGTCTCTGTACTTGCAGCTTGTAGCCACGGTGGGTTGCTGGATGAAGGATGGTATTGGTTTAAGGCTATGGAACCTAGATTTTGCATACAACCAGGAGTGGAGCATTATGCTTGTATGGTTGATCTTCTTGGACGTGCTGGTTTCCTTACCAAGGCATATGATTTGCTAAAAGAAATGAAGGTGACGCCTGACTTTGTCATTTGGGGTTCTCTTCTAGCTGCATGCAGGATACACAAGAATGTGGAGCTTGGGGAGATTTCTGCTAGTAACTTGTTTGAGTTAGACCCAACAAACTGTGGGTATTATGTTTTGCTCTCAAACATATATGCTGATGCTGGAAGGTGGGGAGATGTAGAGAAGATGAGGATACTTATGAAAAATCGTGGATTAAGTAAACCTCCTGGGTTCAGCCTGCTTGAACTCAAAGGCAGGGTTCATGTATTTGTGGTTGGTGATAGAGAACACCCTCAACATGAGAAGGTTTATGCTTATTTGGAAGAGTTATCTGTAAAGCTGCAGATGGCTGGGTATGTACCCAACACGACATCTGATCTTCATGATGTTGAGGATGAAGAGAAAGGACTAACATTGCGAGTTCATAGTGAGAAGCTTGCTGTTGCTTTTGGGGTCATGAATTCTGTCCCTGGTAGTACCATTCAGGTGATTAAGAATCTAAGGATATGTGGAGACTGTCATACAACAATTAAGCTAATATCCAAGATTGTTAGTAGGGAAATTGTAGTCAGAGATGCAAAGAGATTTCACCATTTCAAGGACGGCTCATGCTCATGTGGGGACTATTGGTGA
- the LOC107012011 gene encoding pentatricopeptide repeat-containing protein At3g26782, mitochondrial isoform X1 — MKKTNLGSLSYFSTNPNVATFFSRYLDKSDVFSWNSIIADLARSGDAVEALRAFSSMRKLSLKPNRSTFPCAVKSCSSLSDLTSGKQTHQQALIFGYDTDLFVSSALIDMYSKCGQLADARKLFDQIPQKNVVSWTSMITGYVQNDLPHEAIWLFKQLLAGEVVFLDSVAMVSVLSASSRLSGKTLTQGLHGFVTKRGFNEDMGVGNTFIDAYAKCGQVDSSRKMFDIMSYKDIISWNSMIAVYAQHGLSAQAMEIFRSLSWDREVDYNAVTLSALLLACAHSGALQAGKCIHDQVIKMNLEDNVYVGTSMIDMYCKCGRLRMARNAFNRMKEKNVKSWSALIAGYGMHGRAREALQVFYEMNSAGVKPSYITFVSVLAACSHGGLLDEGWYWFKAMEPRFCIQPGVEHYACMVDLLGRAGFLTKAYDLLKEMKVTPDFVIWGSLLAACRIHKNVELGEISASNLFELDPTNCGYYVLLSNIYADAGRWGDVEKMRILMKNRGLSKPPGFSLLELKGRVHVFVVGDREHPQHEKVYAYLEELSVKLQMAGYVPNTTSDLHDVEDEEKGLTLRVHSEKLAVAFGVMNSVPGSTIQVIKNLRICGDCHTTIKLISKIVSREIVVRDAKRFHHFKDGSCSCGDYW; from the exons ATGAAGAAGACTAATTTGGGTTCGCTCTCCTACTTCTCTACAAATCCCAACGTCGCCACCTTCTTCAGTAGATACTTGGACAAATCTGATGTGTTCTCGTGGAACTCTATCATTGCCGACTTGGCTCGGAGCGGTGACGCTGTTGAAGCCCTTCGAGCTTTCTCTTCCATGCGAAAGCTCTCTCTCAAACCTAACCGTTCTACCTTCCCCTGCGCCGTCAAATCCTGTTCCTCCCTTTCCGATCTTACTTCCGGTAAGCAGACCCACCAACAAGCTCTCATCTTTGGTTATGACACTGACCTTTTTGTATCCTCCGCCCTCATTGATATGTACTCCAAATGTGGCCAACTTGCTGATGCAAGAAAGCTGTTTGATCAAATTCCTCAAAAGAATGTTGTTTCATGGACCTCCATGATAACTGGCTACGTCCAAAATGACCTCCCTCATGAAGCAATCTGGCTTTTCAAACAGCTATTGGCAGGAGAAGTAGTTTTTCTTGACTCAGTCGCCATGGTTTCCGTGCTCTCCGCTTCTTCTCGTCTTTCAGGGAAGACCCTTACCCAAGGGCTCCATGGCTTTGTCACCAAAAGGGGATTTAATGAAGACATGGGAGTTGGGAATACATTCATTGATGCCTACGCTAAATGTGGTCAGGTTGATTCGTCTCGGAAGATGTTCGATATTATGTCTTACAAGGACATCATTTCATGGAATTCTATGATTGCAGTTTATGCCCAGCACGGACTTTCAGCTCAGGCAATGGAAATCTTTCGTTCCCTGTCATGGGATAGAGAGGTTGATTACAATGCTGTCACCTTGTCAGCTTTGCTGTTGGCGTGTGCTCATTCAGGAGCTCTTCAGGCTGGCAAGTGCATACATGATCAG GTTATAAAGATGAACCTAGAGGATAACGTATATGTGGGCACATCCATGATTGACATGTATTGCAAATGTGGGAGATTAAGAATGGCAAGGAATGCCTTCAATAGAATGAAGGAAAAGAATGTGAAATCATGGTCTGCCTTGATTGCAGGTTATGGTATGCACGGGAGAGCTAGGGAAGCCCTTCAAGTGTTTTACGAGATGAACTCAGCTGGGGTAAAACCAAGCTACATTACTTTCGTCTCTGTACTTGCAGCTTGTAGCCACGGTGGGTTGCTGGATGAAGGATGGTATTGGTTTAAGGCTATGGAACCTAGATTTTGCATACAACCAGGAGTGGAGCATTATGCTTGTATGGTTGATCTTCTTGGACGTGCTGGTTTCCTTACCAAGGCATATGATTTGCTAAAAGAAATGAAGGTGACGCCTGACTTTGTCATTTGGGGTTCTCTTCTAGCTGCATGCAGGATACACAAGAATGTGGAGCTTGGGGAGATTTCTGCTAGTAACTTGTTTGAGTTAGACCCAACAAACTGTGGGTATTATGTTTTGCTCTCAAACATATATGCTGATGCTGGAAGGTGGGGAGATGTAGAGAAGATGAGGATACTTATGAAAAATCGTGGATTAAGTAAACCTCCTGGGTTCAGCCTGCTTGAACTCAAAGGCAGGGTTCATGTATTTGTGGTTGGTGATAGAGAACACCCTCAACATGAGAAGGTTTATGCTTATTTGGAAGAGTTATCTGTAAAGCTGCAGATGGCTGGGTATGTACCCAACACGACATCTGATCTTCATGATGTTGAGGATGAAGAGAAAGGACTAACATTGCGAGTTCATAGTGAGAAGCTTGCTGTTGCTTTTGGGGTCATGAATTCTGTCCCTGGTAGTACCATTCAGGTGATTAAGAATCTAAGGATATGTGGAGACTGTCATACAACAATTAAGCTAATATCCAAGATTGTTAGTAGGGAAATTGTAGTCAGAGATGCAAAGAGATTTCACCATTTCAAGGACGGCTCATGCTCATGTGGGGACTATTGGTGA
- the LOC107012012 gene encoding uncharacterized protein LOC107012012, with protein sequence MGASQSAELPSDEEDEQEEEDAEHENGSPDERHRLVGDDTLLKKVLEQEPEMLPCHASASPLSPQLSSFGTPRLGPSIKVWDPYNVLAPPPSIPHFHRTFSSDSVDDDRTLTDLYLISNGECHMNLRPDLIAGRSPEAALTPNGKRQARALAVFLKSQGIRFNSVYTSPLDRARATALSVCQEINFSEERIQSSDGLLEMSQGHWEGCHRSDIFTPETTSLMEKFQPDFSAPSGESLRQVEFRMVQFLNGTVMTLPDKFRSDFSPPDQGFSNRGSHPLVNSVHDRDGPPSFSSSHWDLHHRNRQGLSRKKSGKSRLQIVTTTGDHEADDEMSPREPINPNSIRDLNVQNSSNVSQCIGIFTHSIPIKCLLTGLLGCSSMMSSKICIDDSSVTVLQHSWKMGWQIKRMNDTAHLRLL encoded by the exons ATGGGCGCTTCTCAGTCCGCAGAACTACCCTCCGATGAAGAAGACGAACAGGAAGAAGAAGATGCGGAGCACGAAAATGGTAGCCCAGATGAGAGACACCGATTAGTTGGTGACGACACTCTGCTCAAGAAGGTTCTCGAACAAGAGCCTGAGATGTTACCTTGCCACGCCTCCGCATCCCCACTATCCCCTCAACTATCCTCTTTCGGCACCCCGCGTTTGGGACCTTCTATCAAGGTCTGGGACCCTTATAATGTTCTCGCTCCACCACCCTCCATTCCTCATTTCCACCGAACATTCTCCTCTGATTCTGTCGATGACGATAGGACCCTCACTGACctatatttaattagtaatggcgAATGTCATATGAATTTAAGACCTGATTTGATTGCCGGCCGATCCCCAGAGGCTGCACTTACACCTAATGGCAAGCGCCAAGCAAGAGCTTTGGCTGTTTTTCTAAAGTCTCAAGGGATTCGTTTCAATTCTGTCTATACATCTCCCTTGGATCGGGCACGAGCTACTGCCCTCTCTGTTTGTCAG GAAATAAACTTTTCAGAGGAACGGATACAATCCTCTGATGGTCTACTGGAAATGAGTCAGGGGCATTGGGAGGGATGCCACCGCTCGGATATTTTTACACCTGAAACAACTAGCCTAATGGAAAAGTTCCAGCCTGATTTTTCAGCACCATCTGGAGAGTCACTGAGGCAGGTGGAATTTCGGATGGTACAATTCCTAAATGGAACTGTTATGACATTGCCTGACAAATTCAGATCTGATTTCTCTCCACCTGATCAGGGCTTCTCAAACCGTGGTTCTCATCCACTTGTCAATTCAGTTCATGACCGAGATGGGCCACCCTCTTTCTCGTCATCCCATTGGGATTTGCACCACAGGAATCGACAAGGACTTTCGAGGAAGAAGTCTGGAAAGAGTAGGCTTCAGATCGTGACAACAACTGGGGATCATGAGGCTGATGACGAGATGTCACCTCGAGAACCCATTAATCCTAACTCCATCCGAGATTTAAATGTGCAAAACAGTAGTAATGTTTCTCAATGCATTGGTATTTTCACACATTCAATCCCAATAAAGTGTCTTCTTACTGGCCTTCTTGGCTGCAGTTCAATGATGTCAAGTAAGATATGCATAGATGATTCTTCGGTGACAGTGCTACAACATTCCTGGAAAATGGGATGGCAGATCAAGAGAATGAACGATACTGCACATCTTAGGCTTCTCTAG